CAATGGAATTTATGTGCTTCCTTCCTACGTATCAATGAACAAGCTTCAACCGAAAGAAAAGCGGAAACCATGGAAGATAATATAAACATAGTTCCTGTTAAAAATTCCGTTTCTATTGCAGAGGGATTGACGAAGCAAATTGACCATACTCACCGAATAAATAGCTAAAAAATTTAGGCTATGTTAAAGCTCATTATTGGTTTTGGCACTCTGTTGATTTGTGCGGAAGGCGCGAGACTCCTCGAAAATGCTATCGCATTTTCTTCGTGCGTGGGCGGATTCGAGGAAGTAATCCAATGTCCTGCAGGAGGACGGTACAGGGGAGACCCCGCAGGCGGCTTTAGCGCCGAGGAGGCTTCCCGAACCGCCTGCGGATAGCGAAGCGCCTCGTGACAGGCAGAGACGGCCTTTCACTGCGGAGATTATTCAAAGAAGCTTTCCTTAGTGGAGCGCAAATCAACAGCCATGTTTAACAGAGCCTAAATTTAAAAGCTGCCGTATATAACGGCAGCTTATTTTTTCTTCAAAAACCCTTGTACGAAAGGATAAACCATTTGAATTAATGGTTTTAAGTTTTGGGAGGAATCCCTCAATTTGCTTATATTTTCGATTATTGATTCAATATCTAGTGAGGATGAATTTGAATCAGGAACACTATGGTGATTGCCTCGTATACTCTCTCTTTTATCACCAAACATCATTCTTGAAAAGCGGTCATCCCGATGACTTTCTTTTCCCATATTTAAGCCCCTCCTTGTTGTAATCATTCTCCTTTTAGATTATGAAGTTTATGAACAAATGGTATGGACAAAAGCAGGGGCTGGTGAATTAAATGTTGCTTAAATACACTTTTATTTGATAAAATTAGTACCAAGTCATAATAATTGATAATAATTAAAGATGAATTATATAAGGAGATGATTCCTTGAACGCTGGAATTGTTGGTATTGGAAGGTATTTACCAGAAAAGATAGTAACAAATGCAGATTTAGAGAAAGTTATGGATACATCAGATGAATGGATTCGGACTCGAACAGGCATTGAAGAACGCCGTATCGCAGATGATAATACAAAAACTTCTGATATGGGGCTTGCAGCTGCACAAAAGGCAATTGAAGATGCAGGAATCACACCGGAAGATATCGATTTAATTTTGGTCGCAACCGTAACGCCAGATCAGCCATTCCCTTCCGTTGCATGTATGCTTCAAGAACGGTTAGGTGCGAAAAAGGCTGCAGCGATGGACGTTAGTGCAGCCTGTGCAGGTTTTATGTACGGTATTATTACCGGAAAGCAGTTTGTTGAATCAGGAGCGTATAAGTATGTTCTAGTAGTGGGTGTTGAAAAACTTTCAAAGATAACCGACTGGAATGACCGAAACACTGCAGTACTATTTGGAGATGGTGCTGGTGCTGTTATCGTTGGAGAGGTTTCTGAAGGTAGAGGAATTCTTTCGTTTGAACTGGGTGCAGATGGTACTGGTTCTAAGCATCTTTATCAAGATGAGTATATTATTATGAATGGACGGGAAGTCTTTAAATTTGCGGTGCGCCAGATGGGGGAAAGTTGTGTTCATGTTCTCGAAAAGGCTGGACTGACAAAAGATGATGTTGATTTCTTAATCCCTCACCAAGCCAATATCCGGATTATGGAGGCCTCTAGACAAAGGCTGGAGCTGCCGGTTGAAAAAATGTCAAAGACAGTTCATAAATACGGAAATACTTCGTCTGCGTCTATTCCGATTTCTCTCGTTGAGGAAATAGAGGCTGGAAAAATCAAAGACGATGATCTTATTGTTATGGTTGGTTTTGGCGGCGGTTTAACATGGGGTGCAATCGCGTTTAGATGGGGAAAATAGAAGGAAATTACTTGATATACATTGAAGTGTAATAAAGGAGATGTCTCGATGGAAAAGCGCAGGGTTGTAGTTACAGGTTTAGGAGCGGTTACTCCGCTTGGAAACGATGTTGAAACAACATGGAAAGGGATTATTGAAGGAAAGTCTGGCATTGGACCTTTAACAAGAGTGAATGCTGATGAGTATCCTTCAAAGGTTGCAGCACAGATTAATGACTTCAATCCGGAAACCTTTATGGATAGAAAAGACGCAAGAAAAATGGATCGTTTTACTCAGTATGCGGTTGCATCAGCACTGATGGCTGTTGAAGATGCAAAACTAACGATTACTGATGAAAATGCGGACCGTATTGGAGTGTGGATTGGTTCCGGGATTGGTGGAATGGAAACATTTGAAGAACAATACGAAATCTTTCAAAAAAGAGGATACCGGAGGGTAAGTCCATTCTTTGTTCCGATGCTAATTCCGGACATGGCAACTGGTCAAGTTTCAATCAGATTAGGTGCAAAAGGATTTAATTCCTGTACGGTAACAGCATGTGCAACAGGAACGAATTCAATTGGTGACGCCTTTAAAGTCATTCAGCGTGGTGACGCTATTGCCATGATTACTGGTGGAGCAGAAGCGCCGATTACAAAAATGTCAGTAGCTGGCTTCTGTGCGAATACAGCTCTTTCAACAAATCCAGATCCTAAGAGTGCTAGCAGACCATTTGATAAAAATCGTGATGGCTTTGTTATCGGTGAGGGTGCTGGTATCATTGTTCTTGAAGAATTAGAACACGCATTAGCCCGTGGTGCAAAAATATATGCTGAGATTGTTGGCTATGGTGCAACTGGTGACGCATATCATATAACAGCACCAGCCCCTGGGGGTGAAGGCGGTGCGCGCGCGATGAAAATGGCGATTAATGATGCCGGACTAAATATTGAAGAGATCGATTATATTAATGCTCATGGTACTAGTACTGAGTATAACGATAAATTTGAGACACTTGCAGTGAAAGAAGTATTTGGAGTCCATGCATACAATTTGGCCATTAGTTCAACCAAATCAATGACAGGACATCTTCTTGGAGCAGCAGGTGGTGTTGAAGCGATCTTTACTGTACTTGCTATGAAAGAGAGCATTCTTCCTCCAACTATTAATTATGAGACAGCAGACCCAGAATGTGATTTAGATTATGTCCCAAATAAGGCACGTCAAAAAGAAATAAAAGCAGCAATGAGCAATTCTCTAGGCTTTGGCGGTCACAATGCAACGATAGTCTTCAAAAAATATGAAAAATAAGCAGCCTGACCAGGAAAACCCCTGGTCGGGTTTTTTTCTTTTATAAGGACAACCAACCCGAACCACTTTTCATATCATTCATAAAATGTAAAAAAAGGTATGGAGTGAGGAAATGGGTATCATTCGAACAGATAAATGGCTGGAGGAGGAGTTTGATCGTCCAACAAAAATATGCGAAAAGCTGCTCCCTGCTTTCAAAGGGCTTAGTGCTTCGAAAATTTATAATCAATTAATCGAATTTGGAATGTATCGGCCATCAAGAATGACCAAGGAAATTTTTACTTCGTTGAAAGAAAATAACATTTGGAAAGAAGTGGGATTTATTTTCCAGGATTATAAAAAGAAATGGGGAGGACCAGATATTCCCATCTATCTGTTTCCAATCGGCCAAGATAGAAGTTTATTTTCTAGACAAACAGAAAAGGTGAAGGGCGGAGTCTCCTATCCAGATAAAATGTTTTTATTTCTTTCGAACCGTATAACATCTAAAGAGTTAGAGGCACTATTTGTTCATGAATACCATCATATTTGCAGATTAAAAAAGCAATCTAAAAGATTCGAAGAGTATACCTTGCTGGATTCAATCATAATTGAAGGGCTTGCAGAATACTCTGTTTTAGTTCACTGTGGGAGAAACTATTTAGCGGATTGGTGTACGCTGTATACGGATACAGAATTAGAAAATTGGTGGGAAAATTATTTGCATGACAATTTGGATTTAAAAAAGGGTTCAAGAAAACACGATGATTTATTATTTGGA
This Neobacillus sp. YX16 DNA region includes the following protein-coding sequences:
- a CDS encoding DUF2268 domain-containing putative Zn-dependent protease (predicted Zn-dependent protease with a strongly conserved HExxH motif), which translates into the protein MGIIRTDKWLEEEFDRPTKICEKLLPAFKGLSASKIYNQLIEFGMYRPSRMTKEIFTSLKENNIWKEVGFIFQDYKKKWGGPDIPIYLFPIGQDRSLFSRQTEKVKGGVSYPDKMFLFLSNRITSKELEALFVHEYHHICRLKKQSKRFEEYTLLDSIIIEGLAEYSVLVHCGRNYLADWCTLYTDTELENWWENYLHDNLDLKKGSRKHDDLLFGEGRFPKLLGYAAGFKIVEDYYKVHSYSTKITFTLPAKKYLLTEDNQTKKGRKK
- the fabF gene encoding beta-ketoacyl-ACP synthase II, which codes for MEKRRVVVTGLGAVTPLGNDVETTWKGIIEGKSGIGPLTRVNADEYPSKVAAQINDFNPETFMDRKDARKMDRFTQYAVASALMAVEDAKLTITDENADRIGVWIGSGIGGMETFEEQYEIFQKRGYRRVSPFFVPMLIPDMATGQVSIRLGAKGFNSCTVTACATGTNSIGDAFKVIQRGDAIAMITGGAEAPITKMSVAGFCANTALSTNPDPKSASRPFDKNRDGFVIGEGAGIIVLEELEHALARGAKIYAEIVGYGATGDAYHITAPAPGGEGGARAMKMAINDAGLNIEEIDYINAHGTSTEYNDKFETLAVKEVFGVHAYNLAISSTKSMTGHLLGAAGGVEAIFTVLAMKESILPPTINYETADPECDLDYVPNKARQKEIKAAMSNSLGFGGHNATIVFKKYEK
- a CDS encoding beta-ketoacyl-ACP synthase III, translated to MNAGIVGIGRYLPEKIVTNADLEKVMDTSDEWIRTRTGIEERRIADDNTKTSDMGLAAAQKAIEDAGITPEDIDLILVATVTPDQPFPSVACMLQERLGAKKAAAMDVSAACAGFMYGIITGKQFVESGAYKYVLVVGVEKLSKITDWNDRNTAVLFGDGAGAVIVGEVSEGRGILSFELGADGTGSKHLYQDEYIIMNGREVFKFAVRQMGESCVHVLEKAGLTKDDVDFLIPHQANIRIMEASRQRLELPVEKMSKTVHKYGNTSSASIPISLVEEIEAGKIKDDDLIVMVGFGGGLTWGAIAFRWGK